A genomic region of Cannabis sativa cultivar Pink pepper isolate KNU-18-1 chromosome 1, ASM2916894v1, whole genome shotgun sequence contains the following coding sequences:
- the LOC133030021 gene encoding ubiquitin-like protein 5, with the protein MIEVVLNDRLGKKVKVKCNEDDTIGDLKKLVAAQTGTRADKIRIQKWYNIYKDHITLKDYEVHDGMGLELYYN; encoded by the coding sequence ATGATTGAGGTGGTTCTTAATGATCGTTTAGGAAAGAAGGTGAAGGTCAAGTGTAACGAGGATGACACAATCGGCGACCTAAAGAAGCTGGTGGCGGCTCAGACCGGAACCAGAGCTGATAAGATTCGAATTCAGAAGTGGTACAACATCTACAAAGACCATATCACTCTCAAGGACTACGAGGTCCATGACGGCATGGGCCTCGAGCTCTACTACAACTGA